The window aacaatcaactcTCTAAGTTACATGGTTGAAAAAAACAATGCCACGAGTCACAGATCACAAACACAAAGTCTAGACTATttatcaaacatgaaaaaaagggaCCGAATATGATCTTCTAAATAGCATATTGACTGCAGAAATAATCACCACAAACACATACATAATAGCATTAAGGAATACACCATCTGAAAATTAAATATAGCATGTTGATAATGTAAAAGTTTAAAGCATACCAACTTCATCACAACACAACCTGCGGAGTTCTTATAAGAGAAGACGGATAAAATGACCCACTGTTCCAATAGGACATCTACTAATCCACGgcaacaaaatttcaaaacatcacaaatGAGGAGGCTGCAAAGAACCAAGCAGCAAAAATGGTCCTTCTGCTTCATCATCTCTCAAGGACAAGGTAACCAAGTTGCTTTAACAAGAACGGGAAAATGCTTATAGCTTGTCCTCAAAGTCAGATAGAGGTGTCATCTGCTCCTTCAAACCCTTCCGCTTCCTGATATCAGTAACAAGCTGAGCTGCTTGTGTGCCAGCCTCCAAAGGATCAGAAGACATCATGTCCCAGTGATCGAAAACACATTGTGGGAAAGCCTGTCCTGATGTTGCAGCCCTCAAAGTCCCTGAAAATCCAAAAGACTCTATGACAGGAAGGTATGCCTTGATGTTGTATAGGGGAGTCCCAGGCCTCTGCATTTCTTCAAACACGTGACCACGTTTCTGGTTAAGAACGCTGTAGATACCACCAAGAGCCTGCTCTGGAGCTTGGATCTCCACCAAGTAAACAGGCTCAAGAAGCCTGGGCTTGGCAGTGATCTGGGAAGCATAGATAACCCTCCTGGCAGTTGGAATAACCTGACCACCACCTCTGTGAATGGCATCAGCATGGAGAACCACGTCACAGACTTCAAAGCAGATACCTCTCATGTTTTCTTCAGCCAAAGCACCTTCCTTTGAAGCCCATTGGAACCCAGCAACAACAGAATCCTTGATTTCATTAAGGTACTGAACTCCCTTGCACATATCCACAACCATGTTGGGTCCCGTAGTCTCAGGACCAAAACACCAGATTTTCTTAGCAAGATCCTTGTCCCAACCAAACTCCTCCGACAAGATCTTGGCACGATTCTTAGGATCGTCTCTTGGACCAATACGGCCGTCATCAATAGCCTCAGCAAGCCCTTCTTCCATGGGTCGTGCCTCCATGTAGAGACGGTTGTGCTTGTTAGGAGATTTGCTCATCACCACACGGCAGGACTTCTCCAGGACAGTCTCACGGAAAGAGACAACAGGATCAGACTTGATGATCTCAGCCCCACCCATAAAGTCTTCCTGCAAATCCTTCAAACAGATCTCAAGGTGGAGTTCTCCTGCACCAGCAATTATATGCTCTCCAGATTCCTCGATGGAACAGACAACCATGGGATCAGACTTGGCCAACCGCTTCAGACCTTCAACGAGCTTTGGGAGGTCAGATGCCACCTTACATTGAACAGCCACACGCACAACTGGAGACACGGAGAACTTCATAGCACGAATAGGGTGGGCATCAACTTCCTTCTCGTTTGTTAAAGTGGCATTCTTGGTGATGAACTGATCCAAACCAACCATGGCAACAGTGTTACCACAAGGCACATCCTCAACTGTTTCTTGCCTCTTTCCCATCCAAATGACGGTTCTCTGCACACTCTTCACATACAGGTCCTTCTTCTCACCAGGGACAAAGTTTGGTCCCATGATCCTAACCTTCAGACCAGTGGATACCTTTCCAGAAAAAACACGCCCAAAGGCAAAGAACCTACCCTTGTCAGATGCAGGAATCATCTTAGATACATAAAGCATGAGGGGGCCTTCAGGGTCGCAATTCCTGATAGCATTGGCGTAAACATCATCAAGTGGACCCTCGTACAAGTTCTCCACACGGTATTTTTGAGCCTTGGCAGGAGAGGGGAGGTGAAAGATCATCATTTCAAGCAGAGCAGTACTTGCTGGCAGCCATGTCTGCATCACACGCTTCATCAAAGCCTTTCCCA is drawn from Populus nigra chromosome 5, ddPopNigr1.1, whole genome shotgun sequence and contains these coding sequences:
- the LOC133694741 gene encoding elongation factor 2-like; translated protein: MVKFTAEELRRIMDYKHNIRNMSVIAHVDHGKSTLTDSLVAAAGIIAQEVAGDVRMTDTRADEAERGITIKSTGISLYYEMTDEALKNFKGERQGNEYLINLIDSPGHVDFSSEVTAALRITDGALVVVDCIEGVCVQTETVLRQALGERIRPVLTVNKMDRCFLELQVDGEEAYQTFSRVIENANVIMATYEDPLLGDCQVYPEKGTVAFSAGLHGWAFTLTNFANMYASKFKVDEGKMMERLWGENFFDPATKKWSSKNTGSPTCKRGFVQFCYEPIKQIINTCMNDQKDKLWPMLQKLGVVMKSEEKDLMGKALMKRVMQTWLPASTALLEMMIFHLPSPAKAQKYRVENLYEGPLDDVYANAIRNCDPEGPLMLYVSKMIPASDKGRFFAFGRVFSGKVSTGLKVRIMGPNFVPGEKKDLYVKSVQRTVIWMGKRQETVEDVPCGNTVAMVGLDQFITKNATLTNEKEVDAHPIRAMKFSVSPVVRVAVQCKVASDLPKLVEGLKRLAKSDPMVVCSIEESGEHIIAGAGELHLEICLKDLQEDFMGGAEIIKSDPVVSFRETVLEKSCRVVMSKSPNKHNRLYMEARPMEEGLAEAIDDGRIGPRDDPKNRAKILSEEFGWDKDLAKKIWCFGPETTGPNMVVDMCKGVQYLNEIKDSVVAGFQWASKEGALAEENMRGICFEVCDVVLHADAIHRGGGQVIPTARRVIYASQITAKPRLLEPVYLVEIQAPEQALGGIYSVLNQKRGHVFEEMQRPGTPLYNIKAYLPVIESFGFSGTLRAATSGQAFPQCVFDHWDMMSSDPLEAGTQAAQLVTDIRKRKGLKEQMTPLSDFEDKL